DNA from Metabacillus flavus:
GTTTCATCTGTAATGTTGTTTTTACTGAATACATCAGAAACGAAAAGCTGCATAAGTTTAGCGGAAATTTCGTTGAGGTTTTCTTTTGACATGGTTGTCACTCCTTTTAAGAAATTTAAGAAAGGGTACTACAGGATATCGATCTGCAGCAGCAGAGCCAGCAAAATTTGAATGAGCAGCTGCAGGGAAATTGCAACATCTGTATTTGTGGATTTAACCGTAACGTTTTCTGAATTTAGTACGATAATGCGCTGCTTTTTTGTTTGCTGAATGATAGTGTTGTTTAAAAGCTGCTGGGTCACTTGTTCCGCGCGAGCGCTGTCTGCAATCGTTAAATTGATTGCAAGGGCGATGGCCACCTGGATGGCAGCTTGAATGGATAGAGCAAGCTGAGTGTCAGTTGTTTCGATTGTGACGCAGTCGGAATTTTTGACGTAGATTCCTTCGTCGGAAAGCTGAAATAAGGATGTGTTTTGCTCGGCGTCCTGGCTCACTGCTTCATCCATGACTGACCATTCATTAGACAAATGATTCACTCCTTTCCCATATATAGCTAGTAAATGCAGGTTCGTTCCATTTGGACTGATGAAAACATACAGATTCCTCCCGATTTTTTTCATATCTGATCTGGCCGTTCATATCGTAATAGTAGAATGGCAGGTGAGAGAAATGCTTGAGAGCTGGTTAACGGTTACATTGTTTGCATTGGCGATTTTTCGCCTGACTCGTTTGATTGTGTTTGATAAAATTACAGATTGGCTGCGCAGACCGTTTCATGAGGAGTATGTTGTGAAGGGTGAATCAGGTGAAGAAGAGGTTTATATAAAAATGAAGGGAACAGGAGTCAGGAAGTGGATTGGAGAGCTGCTAAGCTGTTATTGGTGTACAGGGGTTTGGTGTACAGCTTTTCTTTATGGAAGCTTTCGGGTTTGGCCGATCGGTGCTGAACCGCTTGTCTGCGTACTTGCATTGGCAGGCTTTGCAGGAATCATCGAAACCGCGGTATCAAGGCTTTTAGATTAGGTTTTTGACTCAGTACGCATTCTGACAAACCTTCATAACATAATTTATCCCCGAATAAGAAAGGTGGAGCGGTAATGAATAAGCCATATTTGCATGCTTATCCAACAAATGCTGCGAAAACCCAGCAGAATTCAAAACCAGTGAAGAAAAAAGGCTGCGGCTGCGGAAGCAAAAAACGCTAAGGTTGGAAAGTGAAAAAAACGGGAGCATCATGGACATCAGAAAAAAAGAAGGGAAGCTCCTTTTAAAAAGATGAACCCTGTATACCACAGGGTCATCTCCCATTGGCAATGGATATACAAAACTTTCTGTGTCAGATTTACATAGCAATTCGCCCCTCTGGATGCCAAATAAAAAACCGGGAATGCATCGTACGCATTCCTGGTTGATTTACTTACTTATAAACATCTGTGTCCAGTACTGCCCCTCTTCGTTGTATCCAACGCCAATCTCGGTGTAGGTTCCGTCTAGAATATTTTTACGGTGGCCTTCACTGTCCATCCAGGCTTTTACGACTTCTTCTGGAGTTTTCTGGCCCATCGCAATGTTTTCACCGGCTGTTTCGTATTGAATCCCAAAGCGCTGCATCATATCAAATGGGGAGCCGTATGTTGGATTTGTATGAGAGAAGTAATTTTTCTCCTCCATATCCTGCGATTTTTCCCTTGCTACATTGCTGACCTGTTGGCTGGATTGCAAAGCGGGCAGGCCACTCTTTTCTCTTTCTTTGTTCGTGAGGTCGATTACCTGGGCTTCAATGCCGGTGTTATCGCCTGTTGCAGGAGGCTCATTCTGGGACGGTGTGCCATTTTCCGTTCCATTCTGCGGCTTGTTTTGACCCATGCTGCCTTGGGGCGGTGCAGGCATCACTCCTTCATTAGGAGGAACAGCTGAACCCGATCCATATTGGTACATAGAGTCACCTTCATTTTGCACCGGCTTCAAAGATGAAGATTTTGAGCTTGGCTTTTCTGTGCTGTAAGGTTTTTTATCAACCGTTATAAAACCGCCTTCACTCTTCAAGACACCCTTGTTGTTTACCTTTGTTATTCCCTGTTCCTTATTTGGAGCACCTTCTTGGTTTCCGCAGGCAGTAAGCATCAAGATGACTGCAGGAACCAGTAAATATGCTGTTTTCTTCATTTGCACCCTCCTTTTTCATTTAGCCTTTAGTTTGCTCCATATGGCGCAGAATATTTAATATTTAGGGCTGTTAACGGAAAAAGAACGAAAGCAGGATTTCAGAAGATCTAACGAAAATAAGCTCCTTTAAACTCTAAAGTGCAGCTATGATTGTTTTGACCCATTTCCTTTGCTTTTTTGTGGCGTTAAAAGGAGCACTCCGTATTCTATAGAAGGGAGTGATGACATGGGGAAAAAACTCAGCAAGGAATTTGAAACATTTATAGGTAATCGAATGAAGGGCCACGATGGGGTTATGAAAAAGAGTGACAGCTGGCTTAAGGGCAAGGATAGAGATTTACGTAAAATGGAGACAGCAGCCGATGGTTTTGATGCACAAATGGAAAAATTAGCGGGGATATTCAGAAATGGATTAGCAGCAAAAATCATAAAAAATAATTCTGATCATAATTGAGCGAATGTCCATACCCTTTCTGGCCGATCTTCATATGTTGTAGAGAAGAAGGAAAGGGAGGTGCTTGGCTAATGTCTTATGGTTATGGATGCGGTGGCGGCTACGGCGGTGGCGGATACTACGGTTCTACTTTCGTGCTTATCGTAGTTTTGTTCATTCTTTTGATCATCGTTGGTGCTTCTTTCTACAACTAATAAAAACTTGCAGTCTCCTTCAAAGATGTGCAAACAGGAAAGTACGGGCTCATGGTCCGTACTTTCTCCGTTTTGGAAACGCACCATTTTTTGGGCACCTTCATAGGATAAATCAACAGTAAGGAGGCAGAAAAATGGATAACAAATTCTTTAAAAATATTGAAAAGAAAACAGGCGTAAACATGAATGAAATCCTCGCTCTAGCCAATTCCCTTCAAAATGCAAACTTCCGCGATGAAACAACAGTCCGAAACGTGATTCGCAAGGTTGCCCAAATCGCTAACAAGAAAGTACCGAAAGAAACAGAAGACAAAATTGTGAACTCGATAGTGAATGGAAAAGAAAAGCTGGACTTTAACACAATCTCTAAAATGATTAATAAGAAATAAACAAAAGCCTTTCGTCCGGATGGATGAAAGGCTTTTGTTTTGACTTAGTTCAGTTCCTGCTCCTGAACCATTTCAGGTGCCGCTTTCACTTTCGGACCATTGAAGATCTTCGGCCATTTAATGTCGAGACGGGCACGCTCATAGACGGAGGTGCTAATGATTTCAGCTACATCCTGAAGCTTGTCCTTGCTGATTTTATCAATGGTATCCTGAGGATTATGATACCATGGCTCAGTCGGATTATGGATAAAGAGTGCTGCTGGAATGCCTGCTTCCGCAAATGGAACATGGTCACTTCGGCCGCCTTGTCCGAATGGTGTCGCCTCTCCATTCAGTTTTTCACTTTTATTTTGGGCAAGCTCTGTAACTAAATTCGATTTGCCGTCAAGGGTCAGCATTACAAGATCCCCTGCATCCTTGCTTCCGACCATATCAAGGTTAAAGTTCGCGATGGTCCGGCTGATTTCATCATCTGAAAGATTCTCAACGTAATGATAAGAACCGAGAAGTCCGACTTCTTCTGCCCCGAAGGTCACGAATCTCAGCTCTGTATCTGTTGGCACATTTTGATAAATACGGGCCATTTCAAGAGTCATTGCGGTACCGGAGGCATCATCATTCGCACCTGGAGCTCCTTCGACCGAATCATGATGAGCGCCGATGACAATCACATCACTATTTTTATCTTTTGAAACGACCGGTTTCTTAGTTGCGATGACATTATGAGAAGTGCGGGTCTCTACTTTTCCGCCTTCTACATTCAAATCGGCCTTTAATGGTTCGCCGCCGCTGATTTTAGCTGCAAGCGCTTCACCTTCTGCTTTTGTCAGTGCTACAGCAGGTATATATTTATCGCTCGCTGCTCCTAATGTACCGCTCAATGCACCAGTTGAATTGTTGTATATGATAACTCCGGCTGCTCCTTTTTCCGCCGCATTCAATACCTTCTCGGCAAAACTGATTTCGCCGCGTTTAATCAAGGCAATTTTTCCCGTCAAATCAGTATTTAGAAGCTCTTCCTTTTTTCCAAGACCTGTAAGAACGAGTTCTCCTGATACCTTCCCGCCAACTGTATATGTAAAGGAGCCCGGCTTAAAGCTTTCTGATCCCACTGTCAGCTCAATCTTAGTCGGTGCAGTATAACCTTCAAATGTAAAAGGCTGAATTTTGGTTTTGTACCCATAAGATTCAAATTTTTTCTTTACATACTGAACAGCCTTCCATTCGGACTCAGTCCCCGCTACACGAGGTGTTTTGGAAAGCTCTGCAATCGTGCTGTAAATTTTTTCAGCATCAATCTTCTTCAGGATTTTTTTCTCTGTTACATTCAGCTCATACGTTTGCTCTGCAGGTTTTGCAAAAGCCGTTTGTGTGCCTGCTGCACTTAATGCAAGAGTAGCAGCGAGTAAAGAAGTAAGAATAGGTTTCTTCATCATAGACCCCCTAAATGATAGACTTACAGTTTTATTTTATATTGTTTCGATACACGAAATAAGTGACTAATTTACCGAACTAAAGTAGTTTGAATTTTCTATTTTTTAGTAGAATATAGATAAATTGATATTTTTGGCACAGGACTAAATATCTCTTTTATACTAAGTGGTCGTATTATGAAAGATTTGAAGTATCTGAATATAGGGAGGAGTTTCCGATAACTGGAGCGGAGTGTGCGGTATATGGAGGGTTGTCCGGTAGATGCAGAGGAATGTTTAATATAAGAGGCGGTGTCCATGACGTTTTACCACATCAGCCAAAAAAAGAAGAAGCAGAGCCTCCGAAGTGCTCTGCTTCTCAAGCTATATACTGACCGCAAACGCGTAAAGCAGGTAAACGACCAGAGCAATCGCAAGGACAATTTTGGATACATCCAGTACTCTTTTGCTTGGAAACGTGAGATTTAAAAGATAAAAGAAGCCAACAGCCCAAATCCCGTTTTGGAAAAAAGTGAAGAAGATGTTCCGCAGCACTGTGAGAGATACCAATTTCCACAACTCCTTTCCGCAATGTACTATATATGTATGGCTGTTTCCTTTATTCATTCGTACTATTTAATTGGGACATGGCTATTTGATTTTTTGACATCTGCTTATAAAAAAGACGTGCAGGCAAAAGCACGTCTTTTTCCTATTCAATCGCCTGAAAAAACCTCGAAGGCGCGCTTTTCTTTCCCCGTCTTGTTTGCGGGGCGGACAAATAGAGTTCGTATTGAGCACGGGTCATGGCGACATATAGGAGGCGCCGTTCTTCCTCAAATGAAGTAAAATCTCCGTTGCGGGCTGATTCAAGCGAAAAGTCATGGGGAATGCTTCCGTCTACAGCACCTAGCACATATACATACGGAAATTCCAGTCCCTTAGACCGGTGGATGGTCATGAGCCGGACACCGTTTGCCTGGTTGCGGCCGCTCCTTTTAATGTCTGCTGAAAGGGCGGTCATGTGGTCAGCATGTTCAATGAGTTCGGCGATTGTACCGAACTTTTTGGCTGCGACTTTTAGGTCTTGCAAATCGTCTGAGCCTTTCTCCATTTTGTTTCCTTCATTGCCGCGCTTCTTGATGGCGTCCGCCAGTCCCATTTTCTTCTCGATTAAACTTAGGGCATCCAGGGGAGCCATTTTGCTGATTTGTTTAAAATACGGGAGAATGTCCCGGATTTTTTTCTGCTGGAAGGGCTTAATATCCTGTACGTGGAGTAAAGCCTCCAAGAGAGTGCAGTCATTTATGATGGATAGGGCTTTTACATCTTGAAGAACCTGGGATTTCAAAAATAAGGCAAAAATCAGGTCTTTCATCGCTTGCCCATCATCTTGATTTACCGCTAATCTTAAATAAGCGAGTGGGGTACGCACCATTTTACGCTCGTAAAAAGATCCGGTTTCCTGATCGACAGCGAAGGGAATGCTTGATTCGCTTAGACGTTCAAAGATTGCTCTTCCGCCGGTATGGGTGCGGTACAAAATCGCGAACTCCTCAGGCTTCCGCCCGTTAAGCATCTTCTCCTTCAGGTCATTGACAATCAGCGTTGCTTCTTCCTCTTCATCGTATGGATAGAAGAACAGCGGTTTGATTCCGTTTGTGAAGGTGGCGTCCATTTTCTTCTTGTGCCGCTCGCGGTTTTTCGCAATCATTTTGTTCGCGGTTGCGACAATTTCATGGCTGGAGCGGTAATTGGAAGCAAGATGAATCACCTTTGCATCCGGGAAATCTATCGTAAACTGAAGCAGGAATGCGGGATTGCTTCCGCGAAAAGCATAAATTGACTGGTCGTCGTCACCGACAGCAAAGACAGACTGGTGCTTGGCAGATAATAGCTGAATGATTTCGTACTGCACCTGGTTAATATCCTGGAATTCGTCAATCAAAATGGATTGAAAACGATTCTGATAAGCTTCACGGATTTGCTCGTTATTTTCAAGCAAAAGCAGGCACTGCAGAAGCATATCATCAAAATCAAATTGCCCGTTTGCTTCCTTAAATTCCTCATATTTGCGGTAAAGGAATGCAATCTGTTCCTCCCATTTATCCTGCGGCTTAATGTCGGAAGGAGAGAGGCGGGTATTTTTCCACAACCCAATTTGCTGAAGGGCCTGGTCGAAAGGAAACTCGGTTTCATCCAGCTTCAATTCCCGGCCCGCTTGTTTCACATACTGCTCACGCTGCCATTCTTTCAGCAAATGCCTTGAGTCCCATCTGCTCCGGTCATGGTGTGTAAGAATTCTATAAAAAATACCATGGAATGTACCGGTTACCATTTGGTTCACCTGCTGCAGTGACAGGCCATAAAGGGAAGCCATACGCTCTTTCATTTCCTTCGCTGCTTTAACGGTGAAGGTGATGAGCATGATTGAGGATGGATCTGCCCCGTTTTCCAGGATTAAGTAAGCGGCTCTTGATGTGAGCACTCTTGTCTTCCCGCTGCCTGCTCCAGCCAGAACAAGGGTAGAGGCGGCATTAGATGTGACGGCTTCCGCTTGAGCTTTGTTTAAAGTAATGTCGTCAAAAAGGGTAATCAAAGGATCCTTTTTTTCAGCAAACGGGGTGATAATCCCCGGGAAATTCGGATTTTTCCAAATGATTGAAGGTTTAGGCAGATCCGTATCAGTAATGGACCTGTTTTTAGGAATGCGAAAGGCTCCTGACGTTTCGTCTTCCGGCTGTTCTTTTTTCTCTCTTATAGGCTTGTTAGCCGGCTTGTAAGCGTTTAAGCATGCTTCAGAATCTGATTGATCCTTATGAACAAACTCAGGCTTGGATGAAATCCGGAACTGCAGCACAACAGGACGGCCGCAAACAGGACATGTTAGTAGACCAGCTTTGCCTAAGTCATATACCTTTTGATAATCTTCTCTGGGATAAGTAGGAAGTTCTATTAATCTATCAGAATATTTTGCGAAAAACATCAGGTTTCCTCCCATAAAATCTCTTTTGGGCGCGTAAACTATATGTAAAATAGACAAGAACCATCTTAACAGACTCACAGAGAAAGAAAAAGGTGATTATGGCGTTTTTGATCTGAAAAATGGGGTATATTTTATAAAAGGGGAGTGGGAAGATGAGCTGGGTAGCACCTATTCAAAACGATCAGTACATACAATATGCCAATCGATCCGTTCAGGTAAAGGATGACTATGCATCGCTTGACCGCGTCTCAAAAATCCATCTTCAGCGCGATAAAATGGAGGAAGAACGCAAGTACGAAGAAAGCCGGTTTTCAAGAATATTGGAACGGGTAAAACGGACTTCCACTCAAGCTTTGCCTTCGGAACCGGGAAAAGGTTTGTCATTTGACGCGAGGATATAAGTGAAGAAGTCAGAATGTTCGATGAAAGGAATGGCATCAATTGAGGATTTTTTGAAATTGGATATCCGTATTGGTACGATTATAGCTGCTGAGGATTTCACAGAAGCTAGGGTTCCGGCTATTAAGATGAAAATTGACTTTGGAGCGGAAATCGGAGTAAAGCAATCAAGTGCTCAAATTACAAAACGGTATTCACCAAGCCTTCTAATCGGAAGGCAAATCGCAGCTGTTGTGAACTTTCCGCCGCGCAAAATTGCCGGCTACCGTTCTGAAGTGCTTGTACTTGGCGGTGTTTCAGGCGAAGGGGATGTTGTCCTGCTTAACACAGACGTTCCCGTTGTAAATGGTACCCGAATTGCATAATCACCTTAAAAGGGGGGAGGCCGTTCTGAACGCCCAAGAGCGGCCCGTCAACAGACCATAAACATGGTCTTATTTTTTTTGGATATAAAGACCTTCTCCCTTGCGCCATTCGGCATATAGCACATGCTGATAGGAGTGGATGCCCTGGTTAGAAAGCTCGTTTACGAGCCATTCTTCTTTAAGCCCTGCTTCTTTAAGGTTGTCTCTCTGCACAGCTCCGTCCAGCACCAGGCTGTATGGAAGCACAGGCATGGAGCCCATCATCGAAAAATCGGTTCGGACCGGCATGTCAAATTGGGGCTTTTTTAAGATGCTCACACTGCCATCGGTTTCTAGAATCGCAAATTCAATTTCCCTCATGGAAAATGTTCCTTTGGATCGGATCAGATGCTGAAGCTGATTAAGATCAAGCTTTTCTTTTTTTAGCTGCTCCCTCAAAATTCTCCCGTTGCGGATGATAATTGTGGGACTGCCCTCCATCATAATCCTCGCTTTGTTGGATTTCTGAGTCAGCCACTCAATAAAATATATAAGCACTCCCCATATGGCAATAGCGAAAAGAATATCCATTAATCCGATTTCATCATCATACACAGCGTTCCCTACAAGCTCTCCAAGAACAAGAGCCGAGATAAAGTCAAAGGTCGTGATTTGCGTTATTTGAGTTTTGCCAAGCAGTCTTGACATGAGAAACAATCCGAAAAATCCAACAACCAATTCTGTTGATATTCTATACATGTCCATTGCGATCACCCTTTATAGATTGCACACATAAAAAGGTTTTCACTCAAAAAAACAGACAGCATTTTCGCTGTCTGTCAAATACGGCTTTTGATCATCGTTACATGAGGTATACCCGCATCCATAAATACGCCCGAACGCACTTCATAGCCAAGCTTTTCATAAAAGGGAATCGCTTGGGTCTGTGCATTCAGCTTAAAATTCTCAATGTTTGGAGCAGCTACAATCTCAAGTTCTTTCATAATCAGGCTGCCTGCGCCTTTTCCGCGGTGAGAGGGGAGAATGCAGATTCGCTCGAGCTTTCCGTAGCCATCCACTTCACGGATACGGCCGGTGCCAACAGGCTTGCTTTCATCGTAAAGAACGACGTGCACGGACATTTCCTCGTTGTCATCTACCTCTTCCTCTGCCGGGACTTTTTGTTCTTCAACGAACACCTTCATCCGGATTGAGAAGGCATCCTGCATTTCTTTTTCCGTCTGTACAACTTTTGCGAGCATTAGAGTTCTCCTTTTTCAAGGATGAACGTTTCATAAACAGTCCAAGCTCCGTTATCAAGCTGATAGAGCAGGTGGAAGCGGTCAACCAGCTCGATGTGATGGTTATCCTGCATCTTCAGCTGTCCAAGAACATCCGCCATCTCCGCATCGGACAGCTTCTGGCCAATTGTGATGTGCGGAACAAAGGAATATTCAGGCTTGGAATCAAGGGAACCTGAATGAAGCTCGGTATGAAGCTCCATCAGTTCATCATTAGGCTCCACTTTTAGATAAATCACGTTGTTGACAGGAGAGAAAGAACTAATTTTCTGCACCTCAAGCTTAATCGGGCTCAGCTTGTTTGCAACAGATCTGAGTTCTTTGGAAATCGCCTTAACTTCTTCATCTGACGCTTCAAATGGCGTCTTCAGAGTCAAGTGCGGCGGAATGAGCGCGTAATGAGGGTCATAGCGTTTTCGGTAGGAATTCGCCAGATCTTGAAGTTTTTTTGCCGGAAATAGGACAATTCCATATTTCATACAGGTTCCCTCCAGTAGTAGGTAGTATTTAATTAAAACATGGCTTTAAGCGCCTTAGGAAGCAGAGGCTGCCAATGTGTCCATGTGTGGTCCCCATCAAATTCTTCATATGTGTAAGGAAATCCTTTTTTTTCGATCGCTTTTTGCAATTTGCGATTCGGTTCGATGAAATTCTGCACTTCTCCAGCTGTGGTTTTGACTTCTGTTTCCTTCTCGCCCACCTGATGATAGATGGTCAAACTCGGATCTGCATCATATTGCTCCACAGCATTCAGAACCTTCTCGTCTGCATAAGGAGACTGCATAATGATTTTACCAAAAATACTCGGATAGTCGAGTGCTGTCATAAATCCGACTGTGGCAGCAAGTGAATCCCCAATGAGTGCGCGGCCCTGTCCGACTTGATATGTAGGGAACTCCCGGTCAAGAAACGGGACTAGTTCATGAGCAAGAAACCGTTTATAAGCAGAAAATTTTTCGCCATCCGGATGATATTTTGCGCGGCGGTCCTGTACGTTCTTATATGGGATGCCGACAATGATGACATTTTCAGTTTCGCCGTTTTCAAGCAGTGATTCATACTGGCGGGCAATGCGCCCAAGCCTGAAATAATCCTGTCCATCCTGCGCAATCAGCAAACTGTACTTATACAGCGGTGAATAGCTTTTAGGCAGGTATGTAAGAACAGTCAGTTCTTCGTTCAATGCTTCTGAAAAAAAGGAAGATTCTTTGACAATTCCAGTTTGCTTCTCCACAGGTAAGTCCTCCAGGTGAGTTAAGTAAGGTTTGTACTTAGTTTTTGCGTCTAGCTCCGGCGCCTAGCCCCTCGAGGTCATAAGCCACTCAACCTCCGAAAGGAAAAAACACCTTTCTCCGGCTGATTGTCTTATGCTTGTCGGGGGCCTGCAGGAGGCAGGTCAGTTCTGCGTTGCGGCAGGACGCCGCGCACTTAGCAGAACATCCTTCCTTGAGGAGCCTCCGCTTTTGGAATGTGATGGATAAGTTGTTTCTACTTTGTTTTTGCGTCTAGCTCCGGCGCCTAGCCCCTCGAGGTCATAAGCCACTCAACCTACGAAAGGAAAAAACGCCTTTCTCCGGCTGATTGTCTTATGCTTGTCGGGGCTGAGCAAGGCGCCTCCGCTTTTGGTTTTTGTATTCGCTTCCACCTATTTTATCATGATTTAAGAAAAAATGCTTTTCCGGAGAAATCAGGAAAGTTTACATGAATCGCTTGTAAAATTCATAGAATTGCGTTAAAGTTATAAAAAATTCATAATATTTCGGACGATTTATTCTTATCCAGAGAGGTGGAGGGACTGGCCCTGCGAAACCTCAGCAACCGGCAGAACGCTCTAGGCGTGCCAAGGTGCTAAATCCAGCAAGCGAGCTTGGGAGATGAGAAGAAGAACTGTTAAGCGACAAGCCTTCTTCTTATTTTTAAGAGGAAGGCTTTTTTGTATTCTTATTCTGCAGAAACGAGGGTGTAAAATGACAAAACATACTGAAACGATCCTAGCCCAAATCGGCAACCGCAGTGAACAGACAACTGGCGCGGTAAATCCCCCCATTTATTTAACGACGGCTTACCGTCATGCGGGAATCGGGGAATCGACCGGTTTTGATTACATACGAACCGGCAACCCGACCCGGTCCATTGCGGAAAAAGCATTAGCCGATTTAGAAGGAGGAGACCAGGGCTTTGCTTTCAGCTCTGGGATGGGGGCGATCCAAACGATTATGGCCCTATTCAAAACCGGAGATGATTTGATCGTTTCTTCCGATATTTATGGAGGAACGTACCGGCTGTTTGAACAGGAATGGCGCAAATATGGGCTAACCTTTCAATACGATACCTTTACAGATCTTGAAAGCGCAGAAGCACGCATCCTGCCGAATACAAAAGCCATTTTTCTGGAGACGCCAACCAACCCGCTCATGCAGGAAGCGGATGTTGCTGCAGTAGCAGAAGTGGCGAAGCGCCACGGCCTGCTGCTGATTGTAGATAACACGTTTTACACACCGGTCATTCAGCAGCCGCTAAAAAGCGGAGCCGATATCGTCATCCACAGTGCAACAAAATACCTTGGAGGGCACAATGATCTCCTTGCTGGGATCGTTGTAGCAAAAGGGCAGGAGCTTTGTGCGGAACTCGCTTCCCATCATAATGCGATCGGTGCGGTTCTTGCACCGTTTGATTCATGGCTTTTGATCCGCGGATTAAAAACGCTCGCGCTTCGGATGAGGCAGCATGAACAGAATGCAGCTGAAGTAGCCGGATTCCTGGAAGAAGCCCCGGAGGTAACCGATGTACTTTATCCGGGCCGAGGAGGCATGCTGTCGTTCCGGATCGCGAAGGAGGAATGGGTAAATCCATTCTTAAAAAATTTGAAGACGATTACGTTCGCAGAAAGTCTTGGCGGAGTTGAGAGTTTGATGACGTATCCGGCCACACAGACGCATATGGATATACCAGAAGAAATTCGTACGGCAAACGGTGTCTGTAATAGGCTTCTGCGTTTCTCGGTAGGAATCGAGCACGCAGAAGATCTCAAAGCTGATTTGAATCAGGCATTCCAGGCTGTGAAGGAGGAGGAAAAAATTGAGCAATACTGATTGGTCCATCCAGACAAAGCTGCTGCACAATAGCCATAAAACGGATAAAGAAACGGGAGGGGTGAGCGTTCCCGTACACTTATCGTCCACCTTTCACCAGTCTGATTTTGATCAATTCGGAAAATACGATTATGCCCGATCAGGGAACCCGACGAGAGAAGTGCTTGAGAACGCAATTGCCGATCTTGAAGGCGGAACGAGAGGATTTGCATTTTCATCCGGTATGAGCGCGATTTCGACTGCCTTTCTTTTATTATCAAAAGGAGATCATGTCCTGGTGACGGAGGATGTTTACGGCGGAACGTACCGGATGGTGACGGAGGTTTTGAGCAGGTTTGGAATCGAATATACATTTGTGGATATGACCGACCTTCACAATGTTGCGTCGAAAATCCGTCCGAATACAAAAGTGATTTATTTAGAAACGCCATCCAACCCGCTGCTGAAAATTACGGATATCCAAGGAAT
Protein-coding regions in this window:
- a CDS encoding YjcG family protein — translated: MKYGIVLFPAKKLQDLANSYRKRYDPHYALIPPHLTLKTPFEASDEEVKAISKELRSVANKLSPIKLEVQKISSFSPVNNVIYLKVEPNDELMELHTELHSGSLDSKPEYSFVPHITIGQKLSDAEMADVLGQLKMQDNHHIELVDRFHLLYQLDNGAWTVYETFILEKGEL
- a CDS encoding alpha/beta hydrolase — its product is MEKQTGIVKESSFFSEALNEELTVLTYLPKSYSPLYKYSLLIAQDGQDYFRLGRIARQYESLLENGETENVIIVGIPYKNVQDRRAKYHPDGEKFSAYKRFLAHELVPFLDREFPTYQVGQGRALIGDSLAATVGFMTALDYPSIFGKIIMQSPYADEKVLNAVEQYDADPSLTIYHQVGEKETEVKTTAGEVQNFIEPNRKLQKAIEKKGFPYTYEEFDGDHTWTHWQPLLPKALKAMF
- a CDS encoding methionine biosynthesis PLP-dependent protein, producing MTKHTETILAQIGNRSEQTTGAVNPPIYLTTAYRHAGIGESTGFDYIRTGNPTRSIAEKALADLEGGDQGFAFSSGMGAIQTIMALFKTGDDLIVSSDIYGGTYRLFEQEWRKYGLTFQYDTFTDLESAEARILPNTKAIFLETPTNPLMQEADVAAVAEVAKRHGLLLIVDNTFYTPVIQQPLKSGADIVIHSATKYLGGHNDLLAGIVVAKGQELCAELASHHNAIGAVLAPFDSWLLIRGLKTLALRMRQHEQNAAEVAGFLEEAPEVTDVLYPGRGGMLSFRIAKEEWVNPFLKNLKTITFAESLGGVESLMTYPATQTHMDIPEEIRTANGVCNRLLRFSVGIEHAEDLKADLNQAFQAVKEEEKIEQY